A genomic stretch from Arachis stenosperma cultivar V10309 chromosome 3, arast.V10309.gnm1.PFL2, whole genome shotgun sequence includes:
- the LOC130969871 gene encoding auxin-induced protein 15A-like, producing MAFRIPGIRRATSFSTSKGTNVPKGYLAVYVGDKMKRFVIPVSYLNQPSFQELLCQAEEEFGYDHPTGGLTIPCSEEEFQNLTSEFSGQ from the coding sequence ATGGCTTTCCGTATTCCAGGTATTAGACGGGCCACATCATTTTCTACATCCAAGGGAACTAATGTTCCAAAAGGCTATCTTGCAGTCTATGTAGGAGATAAGATGAAGAGGTTTGTGATTCCGGTATCATACTTGAATCAACCTTCATTCCAAGAATTACTATGCCAGGCCGAAGAGGAATTCGGATATGATCATCCAACTGGTGGTCTCACAATTCCATGCAGTGAGGAAGAGTTCCAAAACCTCACTTCTGAATTCAGTGGACAGTAA
- the LOC130970028 gene encoding ankyrin repeat-containing protein ITN1-like isoform X2 has product MAESERESIKEQISMFDEKMISAQRAARSENWREFKKLFEVDRMRLLDPLDLFGNTAIHIATHSDNPNLLQELLELLPRQERWRAMRMGNCVNNTLLHEIVFCTTVDMAGVVFKLEKELQEEVESYDPLVEVRNDSGESPLFRAAKLGKLKMLKYMANHVVGDIRSHFVRFDRCSILHACILGQFFDVAIWLLKLDGNLAQHKDMDGLTCLQLLANMPLVFRSQTPSMGAVKNLVYYLLPDEGYEIDDDYDEKGEEEEESVSFRLRTDLESGPLDKAKQSAFSRINYAIWKILAKEFNGIGHIWQKKKQHKLAECLAELLVQKDFSWQISFHSNFQPLIVLPILSSKLDRIKEIQLMKEKRQLVEIAHSRISKPLLKESISEASHFKNYTPLLMAAGSGIVEIVEKIIDMNPEAISHVSQDEHNVLHMAVKHRQLKIFNLIKRNSAFKSLIHRITGEGRTLLHQVARMEFYKEQRLPGVAFQLQDELRWYERVRRIVPPHYLMHCDKDGLTAKDVLEMEHQDMHKEAKSWIKETAQSCSTVAVLVATVVFAAAYTIPGGSQNGTPVFFGSRVFLFFTITDVVALVSSLASVVMFLSILTSPFELWDFYKSLPRKLSLGFALLFFSLVCTMLAFSATVLLTIRLDNKEWTSILFYCAGFLPVAIFAWMQFPLYKTLQKLVRRLYNRVKQV; this is encoded by the exons ATGGCTGAGAGTGAGAGAGAATCAATAAAAGAACAAATCTCTATGTTTGATGAGAAAATGATAAGTGCTCAAAGGGCTGCAAGGAGTGAAAACTGGAGGGAATTCAAGAAACTCTTTGAAGTTGACAGGATGCGGTTACTTGATCCCCTTGACTTGTTTGGAAACACTGCCATCCACATTGCAACTCACTCTGATAATCCAAATCTCTTGCAGGAACTTCTGGAGTTGCTTCCTCGACAAGAAAGGTGGCGCGCGATGAGGATGGGGAATTGTGTGAATAACACCCTTCTGCATGAGATAGTCTTTTGCACAACGGTTGACATGGCTGGTGTTGTGTTCAAGTTGGAGAAGGAGCTGCAGGAAGAAGTAGAATCATATGATCCCCTTGTAGAAGTAAGAAATGACTCTGGTGAATCCCCTTTGTTCAGGGCTGCTAAGCTTGGAAAGCTGAAGATGCTTAAATATATGGCAAATCATGTGGTTGGTGACATAAGAAGTCATTTTGTAAGATTTGATAGATGTTCCATTCTCCATGCTTGCATTCTTGGTCAATTCTTTG ATGTTGCTATTTGGTTATTGAAATTGGATGGAAATTTGGCTCAACACAAGGATATGGATGGGTTGACATGTCTTCAACTTCTTGCCAACATGCCTCTTGTTTTTCGGAGCCAAACCCCCTCAATGGGAGCAGTGAAGAACCTTGTATATTATT TGCTTCCAGATGAAGGATATGaaattgatgatgattatgacgagaagggggaggaggaggaagagagtGTTTCGTTCAGACTGAGAACAGATTTAGAAAGTGGTCCACTGGACAAGGCAAAGCAATCTG CTTTTTCAAGGATCAATTATGCTATTTGGAAAATTTTGGCTAAAG AGTTCAATGGGATTGGACATATTTGGCAAAAGAAGAAACAACACAAGTTAGCAGAGTGTCTGGCTGAGTTGTTAGTGCAGAAGGACTTCTCATGGCAGATTTCTTTTCATTCAAATTTTCAACCATTGATTGTGTTGCCAATTCTTTCTTCCAAACTAGACAGAATAAAAGAAATTCAGCTGATGAAGGAGAAACGCCAGTTAGTTGAAATAGCTCATTCTAGAATCAGCAAACCTTTGCTCAAGGAATCCATTTCCGAAGCATCCCATTTTAAAAACTACACACCTCTTCTCATGGCAGCCGGTTCAGGAATCGTAGAAATTGTTGAAAAAATCATTGACATGAATCCTGAGGCTATTAGTCATGTTAGTCAGGATGAACACAATGTTCTACACATGGCTGTGAAGCACCGGCAGCTTAAAATCTTCAATCTGATAAAGAGAAATTCTGCATTCAAATCATTGATACACAGGATAACCGGGGAAGGTCGCACTCTCTTGCACCAAGTTGCTAGAATGGAGTTTTACAAGGAGCAACGGCTCCCTGGCGTGGCGTTCCAACTGCAAGACGAGTTGCGTTGGTACGAA AGAGTGAGAAGGATTGTTCCTCCTCACTACTTAATGCATTGTGACAAAGATGGCCTAACTGCGAAAGATGTTTTGGAAATGGAGCATCAGGATATGCACAAAGAGGCAAAGTCCTGGATAAAGGAGACAGCTCAATCATGCTCCACCGTAGCAGTTCTTGTTGCCACAGTTGTCTTTGCGGCGGCCTACACAATCCCAGGTGGGAGCCAAAATGGCACGCCAGTGTTCTTCGGCTCACGAGTGTTCCTCTTCTTCACTATCACTGATGTTGTGGCCCTTGTGAGCTCACTTGCCTCAGTGGTGATGTTCCTTTCAATCCTGACATCACCGTTCGAGCTATGGGATTTCTACAAGTCCCTCCCAAGAAAGCTCAGCCTGGGATTTGCATTGCTGTTCTTCTCATTGGTGTGCACAATGCTGGCATTCAGCGCAACCGTTTTGCTGACGATTCGGTTGGATAACAAGGAATGGACTTCTATTTTGTTCTATTGTGCTGGATTCCTTCCTGTGGCTATATTTGCATGGATGCAATTCCCACTCTATAAGACTCTTCAAAAGTTAGTTAGGAGGCTTTACAACAGGGTTAAGCAGGTGTAA
- the LOC130969870 gene encoding auxin-induced protein 15A-like: protein MGFRLPVIRRTSSFSASQAASKSVEVPKGYLAVYVGEKQKRFVIPISYLNQPSIQDLLSQAEEEFGYDHPMGGLTIPCSEDVFQQITSRLN, encoded by the coding sequence ATGGGTTTCCGTTTACCTGTTATTCGAAGGACATCATCATTCTCAGCTAGCCAAGCAGCTTCAAAATCTGTGGAAGTCCCAAAGGGGTATCTAGCAGTGTATGTTGGAGAGAAACAGAAGCGGTTTGTGATCCCCATTTCATATTTGAACCAACCTTCAATCCAAGACTTGTTGAGCCAAGCTGAGGAAGAGTTCGGATATGATCATCCTATGGGAGGCCTAACAATTCCTTGCAGTGAAGATGTTTTCCAACAAATCACTTCTCGCTTGAATTGA
- the LOC130970028 gene encoding ankyrin repeat-containing protein ITN1-like isoform X3 has protein sequence MAESERESIKEQISMFDEKMISAQRAARSENWREFKKLFEVDRMRLLDPLDLFGNTAIHIATHSDNPNLLQELLELLPRQERWRAMRMGNCVNNTLLHEIVFCTTVDMAGVVFKLEKELQEEVESYDPLVEVRNDSGESPLFRAAKLGKLKMLKYMANHVVGDIRSHFVRFDRCSILHACILGQFFDVAIWLLKLDGNLAQHKDMDGLTCLQLLANMPLVFRSQTPSMGAVKNLVYYLLPDEGYEIDDDYDEKGEEEEESVSFRLRTDLESGPLDKAKQSEFNGIGHIWQKKKQHKLAECLAELLVQKDFSWQISFHSNFQPLIVLPILSSKLDRIKEIQLMKEKRQLVEIAHSRISKPLLKESISEASHFKNYTPLLMAAGSGIVEIVEKIIDMNPEAISHVSQDEHNVLHMAVKHRQLKIFNLIKRNSAFKSLIHRITGEGRTLLHQVARMEFYKEQRLPGVAFQLQDELRWYERVRRIVPPHYLMHCDKDGLTAKDVLEMEHQDMHKEAKSWIKETAQSCSTVAVLVATVVFAAAYTIPGGSQNGTPVFFGSRVFLFFTITDVVALVSSLASVVMFLSILTSPFELWDFYKSLPRKLSLGFALLFFSLVCTMLAFSATVLLTIRLDNKEWTSILFYCAGFLPVAIFAWMQFPLYKTLQKLVRRLYNRVKQV, from the exons ATGGCTGAGAGTGAGAGAGAATCAATAAAAGAACAAATCTCTATGTTTGATGAGAAAATGATAAGTGCTCAAAGGGCTGCAAGGAGTGAAAACTGGAGGGAATTCAAGAAACTCTTTGAAGTTGACAGGATGCGGTTACTTGATCCCCTTGACTTGTTTGGAAACACTGCCATCCACATTGCAACTCACTCTGATAATCCAAATCTCTTGCAGGAACTTCTGGAGTTGCTTCCTCGACAAGAAAGGTGGCGCGCGATGAGGATGGGGAATTGTGTGAATAACACCCTTCTGCATGAGATAGTCTTTTGCACAACGGTTGACATGGCTGGTGTTGTGTTCAAGTTGGAGAAGGAGCTGCAGGAAGAAGTAGAATCATATGATCCCCTTGTAGAAGTAAGAAATGACTCTGGTGAATCCCCTTTGTTCAGGGCTGCTAAGCTTGGAAAGCTGAAGATGCTTAAATATATGGCAAATCATGTGGTTGGTGACATAAGAAGTCATTTTGTAAGATTTGATAGATGTTCCATTCTCCATGCTTGCATTCTTGGTCAATTCTTTG ATGTTGCTATTTGGTTATTGAAATTGGATGGAAATTTGGCTCAACACAAGGATATGGATGGGTTGACATGTCTTCAACTTCTTGCCAACATGCCTCTTGTTTTTCGGAGCCAAACCCCCTCAATGGGAGCAGTGAAGAACCTTGTATATTATT TGCTTCCAGATGAAGGATATGaaattgatgatgattatgacgagaagggggaggaggaggaagagagtGTTTCGTTCAGACTGAGAACAGATTTAGAAAGTGGTCCACTGGACAAGGCAAAGCAATCTG AGTTCAATGGGATTGGACATATTTGGCAAAAGAAGAAACAACACAAGTTAGCAGAGTGTCTGGCTGAGTTGTTAGTGCAGAAGGACTTCTCATGGCAGATTTCTTTTCATTCAAATTTTCAACCATTGATTGTGTTGCCAATTCTTTCTTCCAAACTAGACAGAATAAAAGAAATTCAGCTGATGAAGGAGAAACGCCAGTTAGTTGAAATAGCTCATTCTAGAATCAGCAAACCTTTGCTCAAGGAATCCATTTCCGAAGCATCCCATTTTAAAAACTACACACCTCTTCTCATGGCAGCCGGTTCAGGAATCGTAGAAATTGTTGAAAAAATCATTGACATGAATCCTGAGGCTATTAGTCATGTTAGTCAGGATGAACACAATGTTCTACACATGGCTGTGAAGCACCGGCAGCTTAAAATCTTCAATCTGATAAAGAGAAATTCTGCATTCAAATCATTGATACACAGGATAACCGGGGAAGGTCGCACTCTCTTGCACCAAGTTGCTAGAATGGAGTTTTACAAGGAGCAACGGCTCCCTGGCGTGGCGTTCCAACTGCAAGACGAGTTGCGTTGGTACGAA AGAGTGAGAAGGATTGTTCCTCCTCACTACTTAATGCATTGTGACAAAGATGGCCTAACTGCGAAAGATGTTTTGGAAATGGAGCATCAGGATATGCACAAAGAGGCAAAGTCCTGGATAAAGGAGACAGCTCAATCATGCTCCACCGTAGCAGTTCTTGTTGCCACAGTTGTCTTTGCGGCGGCCTACACAATCCCAGGTGGGAGCCAAAATGGCACGCCAGTGTTCTTCGGCTCACGAGTGTTCCTCTTCTTCACTATCACTGATGTTGTGGCCCTTGTGAGCTCACTTGCCTCAGTGGTGATGTTCCTTTCAATCCTGACATCACCGTTCGAGCTATGGGATTTCTACAAGTCCCTCCCAAGAAAGCTCAGCCTGGGATTTGCATTGCTGTTCTTCTCATTGGTGTGCACAATGCTGGCATTCAGCGCAACCGTTTTGCTGACGATTCGGTTGGATAACAAGGAATGGACTTCTATTTTGTTCTATTGTGCTGGATTCCTTCCTGTGGCTATATTTGCATGGATGCAATTCCCACTCTATAAGACTCTTCAAAAGTTAGTTAGGAGGCTTTACAACAGGGTTAAGCAGGTGTAA
- the LOC130970028 gene encoding ankyrin repeat-containing protein ITN1-like isoform X4 — MRMGNCVNNTLLHEIVFCTTVDMAGVVFKLEKELQEEVESYDPLVEVRNDSGESPLFRAAKLGKLKMLKYMANHVVGDIRSHFVRFDRCSILHACILGQFFDVAIWLLKLDGNLAQHKDMDGLTCLQLLANMPLVFRSQTPSMGAVKNLVYYLLPDEGYEIDDDYDEKGEEEEESVSFRLRTDLESGPLDKAKQSVHQFAAFSRINYAIWKILAKEFNGIGHIWQKKKQHKLAECLAELLVQKDFSWQISFHSNFQPLIVLPILSSKLDRIKEIQLMKEKRQLVEIAHSRISKPLLKESISEASHFKNYTPLLMAAGSGIVEIVEKIIDMNPEAISHVSQDEHNVLHMAVKHRQLKIFNLIKRNSAFKSLIHRITGEGRTLLHQVARMEFYKEQRLPGVAFQLQDELRWYERVRRIVPPHYLMHCDKDGLTAKDVLEMEHQDMHKEAKSWIKETAQSCSTVAVLVATVVFAAAYTIPGGSQNGTPVFFGSRVFLFFTITDVVALVSSLASVVMFLSILTSPFELWDFYKSLPRKLSLGFALLFFSLVCTMLAFSATVLLTIRLDNKEWTSILFYCAGFLPVAIFAWMQFPLYKTLQKLVRRLYNRVKQV; from the exons ATGAGGATGGGGAATTGTGTGAATAACACCCTTCTGCATGAGATAGTCTTTTGCACAACGGTTGACATGGCTGGTGTTGTGTTCAAGTTGGAGAAGGAGCTGCAGGAAGAAGTAGAATCATATGATCCCCTTGTAGAAGTAAGAAATGACTCTGGTGAATCCCCTTTGTTCAGGGCTGCTAAGCTTGGAAAGCTGAAGATGCTTAAATATATGGCAAATCATGTGGTTGGTGACATAAGAAGTCATTTTGTAAGATTTGATAGATGTTCCATTCTCCATGCTTGCATTCTTGGTCAATTCTTTG ATGTTGCTATTTGGTTATTGAAATTGGATGGAAATTTGGCTCAACACAAGGATATGGATGGGTTGACATGTCTTCAACTTCTTGCCAACATGCCTCTTGTTTTTCGGAGCCAAACCCCCTCAATGGGAGCAGTGAAGAACCTTGTATATTATT TGCTTCCAGATGAAGGATATGaaattgatgatgattatgacgagaagggggaggaggaggaagagagtGTTTCGTTCAGACTGAGAACAGATTTAGAAAGTGGTCCACTGGACAAGGCAAAGCAATCTG TTCACCAATTTGCAGCTTTTTCAAGGATCAATTATGCTATTTGGAAAATTTTGGCTAAAG AGTTCAATGGGATTGGACATATTTGGCAAAAGAAGAAACAACACAAGTTAGCAGAGTGTCTGGCTGAGTTGTTAGTGCAGAAGGACTTCTCATGGCAGATTTCTTTTCATTCAAATTTTCAACCATTGATTGTGTTGCCAATTCTTTCTTCCAAACTAGACAGAATAAAAGAAATTCAGCTGATGAAGGAGAAACGCCAGTTAGTTGAAATAGCTCATTCTAGAATCAGCAAACCTTTGCTCAAGGAATCCATTTCCGAAGCATCCCATTTTAAAAACTACACACCTCTTCTCATGGCAGCCGGTTCAGGAATCGTAGAAATTGTTGAAAAAATCATTGACATGAATCCTGAGGCTATTAGTCATGTTAGTCAGGATGAACACAATGTTCTACACATGGCTGTGAAGCACCGGCAGCTTAAAATCTTCAATCTGATAAAGAGAAATTCTGCATTCAAATCATTGATACACAGGATAACCGGGGAAGGTCGCACTCTCTTGCACCAAGTTGCTAGAATGGAGTTTTACAAGGAGCAACGGCTCCCTGGCGTGGCGTTCCAACTGCAAGACGAGTTGCGTTGGTACGAA AGAGTGAGAAGGATTGTTCCTCCTCACTACTTAATGCATTGTGACAAAGATGGCCTAACTGCGAAAGATGTTTTGGAAATGGAGCATCAGGATATGCACAAAGAGGCAAAGTCCTGGATAAAGGAGACAGCTCAATCATGCTCCACCGTAGCAGTTCTTGTTGCCACAGTTGTCTTTGCGGCGGCCTACACAATCCCAGGTGGGAGCCAAAATGGCACGCCAGTGTTCTTCGGCTCACGAGTGTTCCTCTTCTTCACTATCACTGATGTTGTGGCCCTTGTGAGCTCACTTGCCTCAGTGGTGATGTTCCTTTCAATCCTGACATCACCGTTCGAGCTATGGGATTTCTACAAGTCCCTCCCAAGAAAGCTCAGCCTGGGATTTGCATTGCTGTTCTTCTCATTGGTGTGCACAATGCTGGCATTCAGCGCAACCGTTTTGCTGACGATTCGGTTGGATAACAAGGAATGGACTTCTATTTTGTTCTATTGTGCTGGATTCCTTCCTGTGGCTATATTTGCATGGATGCAATTCCCACTCTATAAGACTCTTCAAAAGTTAGTTAGGAGGCTTTACAACAGGGTTAAGCAGGTGTAA
- the LOC130970028 gene encoding ankyrin repeat-containing protein ITN1-like isoform X1, with protein MAESERESIKEQISMFDEKMISAQRAARSENWREFKKLFEVDRMRLLDPLDLFGNTAIHIATHSDNPNLLQELLELLPRQERWRAMRMGNCVNNTLLHEIVFCTTVDMAGVVFKLEKELQEEVESYDPLVEVRNDSGESPLFRAAKLGKLKMLKYMANHVVGDIRSHFVRFDRCSILHACILGQFFDVAIWLLKLDGNLAQHKDMDGLTCLQLLANMPLVFRSQTPSMGAVKNLVYYLLPDEGYEIDDDYDEKGEEEEESVSFRLRTDLESGPLDKAKQSVHQFAAFSRINYAIWKILAKEFNGIGHIWQKKKQHKLAECLAELLVQKDFSWQISFHSNFQPLIVLPILSSKLDRIKEIQLMKEKRQLVEIAHSRISKPLLKESISEASHFKNYTPLLMAAGSGIVEIVEKIIDMNPEAISHVSQDEHNVLHMAVKHRQLKIFNLIKRNSAFKSLIHRITGEGRTLLHQVARMEFYKEQRLPGVAFQLQDELRWYERVRRIVPPHYLMHCDKDGLTAKDVLEMEHQDMHKEAKSWIKETAQSCSTVAVLVATVVFAAAYTIPGGSQNGTPVFFGSRVFLFFTITDVVALVSSLASVVMFLSILTSPFELWDFYKSLPRKLSLGFALLFFSLVCTMLAFSATVLLTIRLDNKEWTSILFYCAGFLPVAIFAWMQFPLYKTLQKLVRRLYNRVKQV; from the exons ATGGCTGAGAGTGAGAGAGAATCAATAAAAGAACAAATCTCTATGTTTGATGAGAAAATGATAAGTGCTCAAAGGGCTGCAAGGAGTGAAAACTGGAGGGAATTCAAGAAACTCTTTGAAGTTGACAGGATGCGGTTACTTGATCCCCTTGACTTGTTTGGAAACACTGCCATCCACATTGCAACTCACTCTGATAATCCAAATCTCTTGCAGGAACTTCTGGAGTTGCTTCCTCGACAAGAAAGGTGGCGCGCGATGAGGATGGGGAATTGTGTGAATAACACCCTTCTGCATGAGATAGTCTTTTGCACAACGGTTGACATGGCTGGTGTTGTGTTCAAGTTGGAGAAGGAGCTGCAGGAAGAAGTAGAATCATATGATCCCCTTGTAGAAGTAAGAAATGACTCTGGTGAATCCCCTTTGTTCAGGGCTGCTAAGCTTGGAAAGCTGAAGATGCTTAAATATATGGCAAATCATGTGGTTGGTGACATAAGAAGTCATTTTGTAAGATTTGATAGATGTTCCATTCTCCATGCTTGCATTCTTGGTCAATTCTTTG ATGTTGCTATTTGGTTATTGAAATTGGATGGAAATTTGGCTCAACACAAGGATATGGATGGGTTGACATGTCTTCAACTTCTTGCCAACATGCCTCTTGTTTTTCGGAGCCAAACCCCCTCAATGGGAGCAGTGAAGAACCTTGTATATTATT TGCTTCCAGATGAAGGATATGaaattgatgatgattatgacgagaagggggaggaggaggaagagagtGTTTCGTTCAGACTGAGAACAGATTTAGAAAGTGGTCCACTGGACAAGGCAAAGCAATCTG TTCACCAATTTGCAGCTTTTTCAAGGATCAATTATGCTATTTGGAAAATTTTGGCTAAAG AGTTCAATGGGATTGGACATATTTGGCAAAAGAAGAAACAACACAAGTTAGCAGAGTGTCTGGCTGAGTTGTTAGTGCAGAAGGACTTCTCATGGCAGATTTCTTTTCATTCAAATTTTCAACCATTGATTGTGTTGCCAATTCTTTCTTCCAAACTAGACAGAATAAAAGAAATTCAGCTGATGAAGGAGAAACGCCAGTTAGTTGAAATAGCTCATTCTAGAATCAGCAAACCTTTGCTCAAGGAATCCATTTCCGAAGCATCCCATTTTAAAAACTACACACCTCTTCTCATGGCAGCCGGTTCAGGAATCGTAGAAATTGTTGAAAAAATCATTGACATGAATCCTGAGGCTATTAGTCATGTTAGTCAGGATGAACACAATGTTCTACACATGGCTGTGAAGCACCGGCAGCTTAAAATCTTCAATCTGATAAAGAGAAATTCTGCATTCAAATCATTGATACACAGGATAACCGGGGAAGGTCGCACTCTCTTGCACCAAGTTGCTAGAATGGAGTTTTACAAGGAGCAACGGCTCCCTGGCGTGGCGTTCCAACTGCAAGACGAGTTGCGTTGGTACGAA AGAGTGAGAAGGATTGTTCCTCCTCACTACTTAATGCATTGTGACAAAGATGGCCTAACTGCGAAAGATGTTTTGGAAATGGAGCATCAGGATATGCACAAAGAGGCAAAGTCCTGGATAAAGGAGACAGCTCAATCATGCTCCACCGTAGCAGTTCTTGTTGCCACAGTTGTCTTTGCGGCGGCCTACACAATCCCAGGTGGGAGCCAAAATGGCACGCCAGTGTTCTTCGGCTCACGAGTGTTCCTCTTCTTCACTATCACTGATGTTGTGGCCCTTGTGAGCTCACTTGCCTCAGTGGTGATGTTCCTTTCAATCCTGACATCACCGTTCGAGCTATGGGATTTCTACAAGTCCCTCCCAAGAAAGCTCAGCCTGGGATTTGCATTGCTGTTCTTCTCATTGGTGTGCACAATGCTGGCATTCAGCGCAACCGTTTTGCTGACGATTCGGTTGGATAACAAGGAATGGACTTCTATTTTGTTCTATTGTGCTGGATTCCTTCCTGTGGCTATATTTGCATGGATGCAATTCCCACTCTATAAGACTCTTCAAAAGTTAGTTAGGAGGCTTTACAACAGGGTTAAGCAGGTGTAA
- the LOC130969869 gene encoding auxin-induced protein 15A-like, whose translation MGFRLSGIVRKASVTSSSKAMEVPKGYLAVYVGEKMKRFVIPLSYLNQPSFQDLLSQAEEEFGYDHPMGGLTIPCEENMFLDITSCLS comes from the coding sequence ATGGGTTTTCGGTTATCTGGTATCGTAAGAAAGGCATCAGTTACTTCATCTTCAAAAGCTATGGAAGTGCCAAAGGGTTATCTTGCAGTTTATGTTGGAGAGAAAATGAAGCGGTTTGTGATCCCTTTATCATACTTGAACCAGCCTTCATTTCAAGACTTGCTAAGTCAAGCTGAGGAAGAATTTGGGTATGATCATCCAATGGGTGGCCTCACAATTCCTTGTGAAGAAAATATGTTTTTAGATATCACTTCTTGCTTGAGTTGA